One genomic segment of Sanyastnella coralliicola includes these proteins:
- a CDS encoding CcoQ/FixQ family Cbb3-type cytochrome c oxidase assembly chaperone: protein MLKFIKHHMTTIDGIELFPLISFLIFFIFFLGLFVHVFKMKKAHVEDMSNMPLSEEPVQPRQNQ, encoded by the coding sequence ATGCTGAAATTCATCAAACATCATATGACCACGATTGACGGCATCGAACTCTTTCCGTTGATCTCATTTCTGATCTTCTTCATCTTCTTCCTTGGGCTATTCGTTCACGTGTTCAAAATGAAGAAAGCACATGTAGAAGACATGTCAAACATGCCTTTAAGTGAAGAACCTGTTCAACCTCGTCAAAACCAATAA
- a CDS encoding TonB-dependent receptor, which translates to MVKNTFLLLAALLIGGLAYSQQGFLGKVIDVDSGEPINGIAVVFEVAGDTVYTNALGEFYVDVLAEGSQSSSFSTLYLGGLNSNTAFYTDTLDFVGGAYGERVPMTIDLKAEDLNAQTFELTARFQQLVSIPEAAVISYEDESINHPMSTVRVRPQQLAASDQSSLQIALNDVPGVRFESRGNGGSRRLNIRGSMLRSPFAVRNVKIFYDDFTLTSPDGQSSLELLDPQNIGEIVVVKGSAASVYGAGTGGVLIAKSPDILNRGNFLRTSLSVGSFNYVRSASELNIAGDDIALRLSHSFQETEGYREQEANKRQQFDVQLAYKLNNTLDYKLWAVQYQGKWGLPGGINEEQATEDPRQARPYAVENNTHVNRTRQRIGVSQRWTKRRFTNTTSAFINNTSKINPYGTSNFFNGYKDEKAQGGGIRNVFKYRFIDNIDNKPFKLKARLFTEFTREDNQLDEFDNDGGKAGELRYENETLSQEFTGGLTLFAEYRKLLIQTGATYSLRTINTTNVIQSAQDSVTRQLTDRNFDGFLPFFRVSVEYLKNQSIYAGVSAGVSPPSLFELLDPGTGVISESLEAEEALNVDLGLRGSVKNWMSYDLGAYQTQLQNGIREFEDSTGTFFVNGNDQLLRGLEGRLNFNFYVGKKGLYAWGLSLNGALQHLQFETETSDEIGPHVALEIEDKYLPGSALAMSGSNLWIEALQGVRLNINWQWTDRMPANEANTVWLASYHLVNLHLDVRMHDLIDMGPWSATLSGGVQNLLDTEYSSFVAFNAFGGRFFNPSPETNYYGTISVRRKF; encoded by the coding sequence ATGGTTAAAAATACTTTCCTCTTACTAGCAGCCCTCCTCATTGGAGGGCTTGCTTATTCTCAGCAGGGCTTTCTTGGCAAAGTGATCGATGTTGATAGCGGTGAACCCATCAATGGCATAGCCGTTGTTTTCGAAGTTGCTGGAGACACTGTGTACACCAATGCACTAGGTGAATTCTACGTTGATGTACTTGCGGAAGGGAGTCAATCTAGCTCTTTCAGCACCCTTTATCTCGGTGGCTTAAATAGCAACACTGCTTTCTACACTGACACACTAGACTTTGTCGGAGGAGCTTATGGGGAACGTGTTCCAATGACCATTGACCTTAAAGCAGAAGACCTCAATGCTCAGACTTTTGAGCTCACCGCACGATTCCAACAGCTCGTTAGTATTCCTGAAGCGGCAGTCATCTCATACGAAGATGAATCCATCAACCACCCCATGTCAACGGTACGGGTGCGTCCACAACAACTCGCGGCTAGCGATCAGAGCTCTCTTCAGATTGCATTAAATGACGTGCCAGGAGTTCGCTTTGAATCAAGAGGAAATGGAGGAAGTCGTCGACTCAACATCCGTGGTTCGATGTTACGCTCTCCTTTTGCGGTGCGTAACGTAAAAATCTTCTATGATGATTTCACATTGACAAGTCCAGACGGACAATCATCACTTGAACTTCTAGACCCTCAAAACATCGGTGAAATCGTGGTTGTGAAAGGTAGCGCTGCCAGCGTCTATGGCGCTGGAACTGGTGGAGTACTCATCGCTAAGTCTCCAGACATTCTCAACCGAGGGAACTTCCTGAGAACCTCATTGTCGGTAGGTAGCTTCAATTACGTTAGAAGTGCTTCTGAGTTGAACATTGCAGGTGATGATATCGCCTTGCGACTGAGTCATTCCTTCCAAGAAACAGAAGGTTATCGAGAACAAGAGGCAAATAAACGTCAGCAATTCGACGTGCAGCTTGCGTACAAATTGAATAACACACTCGACTACAAATTATGGGCTGTTCAATATCAAGGCAAATGGGGGCTCCCAGGAGGGATTAATGAAGAGCAAGCAACTGAAGACCCGAGGCAAGCACGACCGTATGCAGTGGAGAACAACACACATGTGAATCGTACACGTCAACGGATTGGAGTATCACAACGCTGGACTAAAAGAAGGTTCACTAACACCACCAGTGCCTTCATCAACAACACTTCAAAGATCAACCCTTACGGCACATCAAACTTCTTCAATGGCTACAAGGACGAAAAAGCGCAAGGAGGTGGCATCAGAAACGTGTTTAAGTATCGTTTCATCGACAATATCGACAACAAACCATTCAAGCTAAAAGCAAGACTATTTACGGAATTTACCCGTGAAGACAATCAGCTAGATGAGTTTGATAACGACGGTGGTAAGGCCGGTGAATTGAGATATGAGAACGAAACGCTGTCGCAAGAATTCACTGGAGGTCTCACGCTATTTGCTGAGTACAGGAAGCTTCTCATCCAAACAGGAGCTACATACTCACTTCGAACAATCAACACCACAAACGTCATTCAGTCTGCTCAAGATAGTGTGACTCGGCAATTGACCGACCGTAACTTTGACGGATTCCTTCCCTTCTTCCGCGTAAGCGTGGAATACCTGAAGAATCAGTCTATCTACGCTGGGGTAAGTGCTGGGGTCAGCCCTCCTAGCCTCTTTGAATTGTTGGATCCAGGTACCGGAGTGATCTCTGAAAGCTTAGAGGCAGAAGAAGCGTTGAATGTTGACCTTGGTCTACGCGGCTCCGTTAAGAACTGGATGAGCTATGATTTAGGAGCATATCAAACGCAACTTCAAAATGGAATTCGTGAGTTTGAAGACAGCACCGGCACTTTCTTTGTGAATGGGAACGACCAGCTTCTTCGTGGCCTTGAAGGTCGACTGAATTTCAACTTCTACGTTGGAAAGAAAGGTCTCTATGCTTGGGGATTGTCGTTGAATGGCGCGCTTCAACACCTTCAATTTGAGACCGAAACCAGTGATGAAATTGGTCCACATGTTGCGCTCGAAATTGAAGATAAGTACCTACCCGGTTCCGCGTTAGCGATGTCAGGATCAAACTTATGGATTGAAGCGCTTCAAGGAGTTCGATTGAACATTAACTGGCAATGGACAGACCGCATGCCGGCGAATGAAGCCAATACTGTTTGGTTAGCTTCATACCACTTGGTGAACCTGCATTTGGATGTGCGAATGCACGATTTGATCGATATGGGACCTTGGTCGGCGACACTCTCTGGAGGTGTACAGAACTTGCTCGACACTGAATACTCATCATTTGTCGCATTCAATGCCTTTGGAGGTCGATTCTTCAACCCTAGTCCAGAGACGAACTACTACGGTACGATTTCAGTGAGAAGAAAATTCTAA
- the ccoG gene encoding cytochrome c oxidase accessory protein CcoG, protein MTENPENSFRDAISTVDEQGKRVWLYPKKPGGRFFDARKWVSYGLLALLFAAPFIRIGGNPLLLLDVMNRKFVILGQVFWPQDTHLFLLAMITLVVFIIVFTVVYGRIFCGWVCPQTIFMEMVFRRIEYWIEGDASHQKKLNKGPWTKEKIRKKVLKNVIFFAISFLIANTFLAYFIGSEKLIEIITDDPSQHVAGLSGLLIFTGIFFGVFMRLREQVCTTICPYGRLQGVLLDRDSVVIAYDHVRGENRSKFRKNEDRSAAGKGDCIDCNACVAVCPTGIDIRNGTQLECINCTACIDACDHIMDKIGLDRGLIRYASENQITENKTFSLTKRAKAYTVVLGILIVVMTGLLILRSEVETSVLRTPGMLYEKEDNGYFTNLYNFTIVNKTNFDMPVTFKSHTPTATIEMVGANPLVEQQGMAEGVFFIRIHGDNLDGTKNKVEVGIYDGERLIETVKTNFIGPFKQ, encoded by the coding sequence ATGACGGAGAATCCGGAGAATAGCTTCCGAGACGCCATCTCAACTGTCGACGAACAGGGTAAGCGGGTATGGTTATACCCAAAGAAACCTGGCGGACGATTCTTTGATGCCCGCAAATGGGTGAGCTACGGTTTGTTAGCCCTCCTCTTTGCTGCGCCATTCATTCGAATCGGAGGCAATCCCCTGCTTCTACTCGACGTCATGAATCGAAAATTTGTGATCCTGGGGCAAGTATTTTGGCCCCAGGACACACATCTTTTCCTATTAGCCATGATCACCTTGGTGGTTTTCATCATCGTGTTCACGGTTGTATATGGAAGGATCTTCTGCGGTTGGGTGTGCCCACAAACCATATTCATGGAGATGGTTTTCCGTCGGATTGAATATTGGATTGAAGGAGATGCCAGTCACCAGAAAAAGCTCAACAAAGGACCATGGACGAAGGAAAAGATCAGGAAGAAGGTGCTGAAGAACGTCATATTCTTCGCTATTAGCTTCCTGATCGCTAACACCTTTCTAGCGTACTTCATTGGCTCAGAGAAGTTGATTGAAATCATTACCGACGATCCTTCACAACACGTTGCTGGACTCTCAGGACTTCTCATTTTCACAGGTATCTTCTTCGGAGTATTCATGCGCCTTCGCGAACAGGTGTGCACAACCATTTGTCCTTACGGTCGCCTTCAAGGAGTGCTCTTAGATCGAGACTCTGTGGTCATCGCTTACGATCATGTACGAGGTGAGAACCGTTCGAAATTCCGTAAAAACGAAGATCGTTCGGCTGCTGGCAAAGGTGATTGCATCGATTGCAACGCTTGTGTAGCTGTTTGTCCTACCGGTATTGACATTCGTAACGGAACTCAATTGGAGTGCATTAACTGTACGGCTTGTATCGATGCCTGTGATCACATTATGGATAAGATCGGACTTGATCGTGGTCTTATCCGCTACGCTAGCGAAAACCAAATCACTGAGAACAAGACCTTCTCTCTCACAAAAAGAGCGAAGGCATACACCGTAGTGCTGGGGATTCTTATAGTGGTCATGACAGGTCTATTGATCTTACGCTCAGAAGTGGAGACAAGCGTATTGCGCACTCCTGGAATGCTTTACGAAAAAGAAGACAACGGCTACTTCACCAACCTTTACAACTTCACCATTGTCAATAAGACCAATTTTGACATGCCGGTCACTTTTAAATCACACACCCCTACCGCAACCATTGAAATGGTAGGAGCCAATCCACTCGTCGAACAACAAGGCATGGCAGAAGGTGTCTTCTTCATCCGCATTCACGGTGACAATTTGGACGGAACGAAGAACAAGGTCGAAGTGGGTATTTATGACGGTGAACGACTCATCGAAACCGTCAAAACAAACTTCATCGGACCATTTAAACAGTAG
- a CDS encoding cbb3-type cytochrome c oxidase N-terminal domain-containing protein, with translation MKAATSLITTVLLGAMPGLVLAQEAATTVVEQAPQGTHFGLGDDIWLGIFMTTAAFFTMIILMVNSTIKNLAETKSLWKPSKEVTSAILLLLVSSTAFAQDASAEAEPLFNMSDTAFWGFATVNLFLMFFALIQVRILRGLTKKIAGLDNVAEPAYVPEEERTPAWEVIWRKLNDHREIKDEKDILLNHNYDGIRELDNNLPPWWKWGFYVSIVFGVFYLIHFHVTKTGALPQEELAIAIEEGEAEVEAYLARMATNVDETSVSYVLADDRIAQGKAVFNKNCVTCHREDLGGKNGPNLADAYWLHGGSIKDVFKTIKYGIPTKGMKSWKADLTPVQIQNVATYILSMQGTNPADAKDPQGDFVDPAVPEGEEVEKAETPETEDPDTEELISAIE, from the coding sequence ATGAAAGCAGCAACTAGCCTCATTACCACTGTCCTTCTTGGCGCCATGCCCGGTTTGGTTCTGGCTCAAGAAGCCGCTACCACTGTTGTGGAACAAGCTCCTCAAGGAACCCACTTCGGTTTAGGAGATGACATCTGGCTCGGGATCTTTATGACCACCGCAGCCTTCTTTACCATGATTATCCTGATGGTCAACTCTACCATCAAGAACTTGGCTGAAACTAAGAGTCTTTGGAAACCCTCTAAAGAAGTGACCTCAGCTATTCTTCTTCTATTGGTTTCTTCAACGGCGTTTGCTCAAGACGCTAGCGCGGAAGCGGAACCCCTCTTCAATATGTCTGACACGGCATTCTGGGGCTTTGCCACGGTGAATCTCTTCCTCATGTTCTTCGCATTGATCCAAGTGCGCATTCTACGAGGACTTACCAAGAAAATTGCAGGACTAGACAACGTCGCTGAACCAGCGTATGTACCAGAAGAAGAACGCACTCCTGCTTGGGAAGTGATTTGGAGAAAACTCAACGACCACCGTGAGATTAAGGATGAGAAAGACATCCTTCTCAACCACAACTACGACGGTATTCGAGAACTAGACAACAACCTTCCGCCTTGGTGGAAATGGGGGTTCTACGTTTCGATTGTCTTTGGAGTCTTCTACCTCATTCACTTCCACGTGACAAAGACAGGGGCTCTTCCCCAGGAAGAACTTGCCATTGCCATTGAAGAAGGCGAAGCTGAAGTAGAAGCTTACCTCGCTCGTATGGCAACCAACGTGGATGAAACGTCTGTGAGCTATGTCTTAGCCGATGACCGCATCGCTCAAGGAAAGGCAGTCTTTAACAAGAACTGTGTGACCTGTCACCGTGAAGACCTCGGAGGTAAGAACGGACCAAACCTAGCCGATGCATACTGGCTACACGGCGGTTCTATCAAGGATGTATTCAAGACCATTAAATACGGTATCCCAACAAAGGGTATGAAATCATGGAAGGCGGATTTGACGCCTGTTCAGATCCAGAACGTGGCTACCTATATCCTATCAATGCAAGGCACAAACCCTGCAGACGCGAAAGACCCTCAAGGTGATTTCGTAGACCCAGCAGTTCCTGAAGGTGAAGAAGTTGAAAAAGCGGAAACACCTGAAACGGAAGATCCAGATACAGAAGAATTGATCAGCGCGATCGAATAA
- a CDS encoding PQQ-dependent sugar dehydrogenase — protein sequence MNKFLLTVLAAFVSVSSYSQDTWEVGSTTLTEYDLVTGVQVPWEILWGPDDYIWATERRGRVLRIDPATGNYTTVLDLTNLIPNNGSGEPGMLGMAAHPDWANEPKMFIVYNTGGGWNVSEQLSSFEWNGSELVNEEVILDNIPGGGIHNGSRILILPDNTLMMTTGDTGDGGASSQDENDIAGKVLRMNLDGTIPADNPDPTSLVYSMGHRNSQGLCLGPNGLIYSSEHGQSTNDEFNIIEPGRNYGWPDVEGFCDQAGEAGPCADLDVREPLQVWSPCIAVNGIEYYNHPAIPEWQNSVLMAVLGGLGANYERLSVLHMSDDGTAIESEDQFFSEFNQRVRDVCVNPYTGAVYVALNGPSYPGQGPNIIKEFVNEDYLSVEEQPVLGQNVKLYPNPVQDNLNIEFTDDFLGASFHLISFTGQIIERFVIAENRVVLPVTDLPAGKYYISATSGSGTITKTFIVK from the coding sequence ATGAATAAGTTCTTACTCACTGTGCTGGCGGCTTTTGTCAGCGTTTCTTCTTATTCTCAAGACACTTGGGAAGTTGGAAGTACAACCCTCACAGAATACGACCTGGTTACCGGGGTTCAAGTTCCTTGGGAGATCCTCTGGGGTCCTGACGATTACATCTGGGCAACAGAACGCCGCGGACGTGTACTTCGCATCGATCCAGCAACAGGGAATTACACCACAGTACTTGACTTGACCAACCTCATTCCAAACAACGGTTCTGGAGAACCAGGAATGCTTGGTATGGCAGCTCACCCTGATTGGGCGAATGAACCAAAAATGTTCATCGTCTACAACACTGGTGGTGGTTGGAATGTCTCTGAGCAATTGAGCTCTTTCGAGTGGAATGGTTCAGAATTGGTGAACGAAGAAGTAATTCTAGATAATATTCCTGGTGGTGGTATTCACAATGGTTCCCGAATCCTTATTCTTCCAGATAACACGCTCATGATGACGACTGGTGATACCGGAGACGGTGGTGCGAGTTCTCAGGATGAAAACGACATTGCCGGAAAGGTGCTCCGCATGAACCTCGACGGTACTATTCCTGCTGACAACCCTGACCCTACATCATTGGTATACAGCATGGGACACCGTAACTCTCAAGGATTGTGTCTCGGTCCAAATGGATTGATCTATTCTTCAGAGCATGGACAATCAACAAATGATGAGTTTAACATCATCGAACCAGGACGTAACTACGGATGGCCTGACGTTGAAGGATTCTGTGACCAAGCTGGTGAAGCTGGTCCTTGTGCAGATCTAGATGTCCGCGAGCCACTTCAAGTATGGTCACCTTGTATCGCTGTAAATGGAATTGAGTATTACAATCACCCTGCTATTCCAGAATGGCAGAACAGTGTACTGATGGCGGTGCTTGGTGGATTAGGAGCGAACTACGAGCGACTTTCAGTATTGCACATGAGTGATGACGGTACAGCGATTGAAAGCGAAGATCAGTTCTTCAGTGAATTCAACCAACGTGTTCGTGATGTATGTGTAAACCCTTATACAGGTGCTGTATATGTAGCATTGAACGGACCTAGCTATCCTGGTCAAGGACCGAACATCATCAAAGAGTTCGTCAATGAAGATTACTTGAGTGTTGAAGAACAACCAGTTCTTGGACAAAACGTAAAGCTCTACCCTAACCCAGTTCAAGACAACTTGAACATTGAGTTTACAGATGATTTCTTGGGAGCAAGCTTCCACCTAATCAGCTTTACAGGTCAAATTATCGAGCGTTTCGTTATTGCAGAGAACCGAGTGGTTCTTCCAGTAACAGATCTTCCAGCAGGTAAATACTACATCTCAGCCACTTCTGGTTCGGGAACAATAACGAAGACTTTCATCGTTAAATAA
- a CDS encoding sulfite exporter TauE/SafE family protein, whose product MLWAGLILGLASSLHCLGMCGPLVLALPGGNKSASRRWFNRFNYHLGRIVVYGVLGSIAGLIANGIELFTWQRSVAIFGGIAMIVFALVPALVHKMKFTGPLAKWLGHTRSSLFKQLQREDVFSWVFLGAVNALLPCGAIFVALAGALTTGSFAGGALFMMLFGTGTAVSLLLLHLIKDRVGFAQKSLNRIAPWLMASLGILLLVRGMDLDIPYLSPGLDLMTGNVGGCH is encoded by the coding sequence ATGCTGTGGGCAGGACTCATATTAGGCTTAGCCAGTTCACTCCATTGTCTTGGCATGTGTGGCCCTTTGGTTCTCGCACTTCCCGGTGGAAACAAATCAGCTTCACGCAGATGGTTTAACAGATTCAACTATCACTTGGGTCGGATTGTAGTCTATGGCGTCTTAGGAAGCATTGCTGGGCTGATCGCTAACGGGATTGAGCTCTTCACTTGGCAACGTTCTGTAGCCATCTTTGGAGGCATAGCCATGATAGTCTTTGCCCTCGTTCCTGCGCTGGTCCACAAAATGAAGTTCACAGGGCCGTTGGCCAAATGGCTGGGACACACTCGCTCTTCCCTTTTCAAACAACTACAGCGTGAAGATGTATTCTCATGGGTGTTCCTGGGTGCTGTCAATGCCTTGTTACCATGTGGAGCCATCTTCGTCGCACTTGCTGGAGCTTTAACCACGGGTTCCTTTGCTGGTGGTGCGCTCTTCATGATGTTATTTGGAACAGGCACGGCAGTGAGCTTGCTCTTGCTTCATCTGATCAAAGATCGCGTTGGCTTCGCTCAGAAAAGCTTGAACCGCATAGCACCTTGGTTAATGGCCTCTCTCGGCATCTTGCTTCTCGTACGCGGAATGGACCTTGATATCCCCTACCTCTCACCTGGTTTAGATCTTATGACCGGGAACGTAGGTGGTTGCCATTAG
- a CDS encoding FixH family protein — MKFTWGHGITLFIIGFIIFMSYLTIQAFSVDFDLVAENYYEQELAYQEQLDRMQNLANAGIEPEVIIDHQQVAVVLNDDNTLTSGKIKLYSPASKLGDREAEWTNEVAGTFGLPTTGLNPGWYEVQVHWEMNGTNYYFEQEIELK, encoded by the coding sequence ATGAAATTCACTTGGGGACACGGAATCACACTATTCATTATAGGTTTCATCATTTTCATGAGCTACCTCACCATTCAGGCATTTAGTGTCGATTTTGACTTGGTAGCTGAGAACTACTACGAGCAAGAACTCGCTTATCAAGAGCAATTAGATCGTATGCAGAATCTCGCTAACGCGGGAATCGAACCAGAAGTCATCATCGACCATCAGCAAGTTGCTGTTGTATTGAACGATGACAACACATTGACCTCAGGGAAGATCAAGTTGTACAGTCCAGCTTCAAAGCTTGGTGACCGCGAGGCCGAATGGACCAACGAAGTAGCCGGCACCTTCGGACTACCAACAACTGGACTTAACCCAGGATGGTATGAGGTTCAAGTACATTGGGAAATGAACGGGACGAATTATTATTTCGAACAAGAGATCGAACTGAAATAA
- a CDS encoding OmpA family protein → MHWRTHALYSALAILFTCFTIIVSAQPGRYSISDKKSIKMYEEAVSAYEMNLDREAEQQINKAIERSPDFAEAYLLRAQINSDKKDMQASINDLREVTIRKPKMFPQTFFFLGDLLMKESDYADAKIQFEAFRKMGIDDPMMNQKADLMIASCDFAVEAMASPVPFDPVNLGPGVNSEAPEYFPCITADSQTFLYTRLVKDNRVRGGKQEDFYVSQRTNSGWGQGEPVREINSAFNEGAPTLSADGQMLIYTACESYGGDWGPYYGLGSCDLFVAQRVGGRWMEVQNIRPINSYDWDSQPSFSADGRTLYFIRGKHTGQGIRKQDIYYAQIQDDGNWSKPKRIPGEVNTPFEEESVMIHPDGETLFFSSNGHPGMGGLDIFMSKKQPDGSWGTPVNLGYPINTGGDENSLLVDAAGVAAYFASDREGGYGDLDLYSFELPENVRPKAISYVTGEVYDRVSLRKLQAKVEVIDLESGQVVTEAYSDPETGRFLTVLPPGKDYAFNVARPDYLFFSQNFSLKNVEAGERIDLDAPLEKMKPGSKIVLNNVFFDTNSDVLKETSKAELNKLATMMEQTPSLKIEIGGHTDNVGSDQDNQSLSERRAASVVSYLVSKGIAQDRLTSAGYGETQPVASNETDAGRAQNRRTEMKILGR, encoded by the coding sequence ATGCATTGGAGAACACACGCCCTATATTCCGCGCTAGCGATACTATTCACTTGTTTCACAATCATAGTATCAGCTCAGCCTGGAAGGTATTCGATCAGCGATAAGAAATCAATCAAGATGTACGAAGAAGCCGTTTCTGCGTACGAAATGAATCTTGATAGAGAAGCAGAACAGCAGATCAATAAGGCGATTGAGCGTTCTCCTGATTTTGCTGAGGCCTACCTTCTTCGCGCTCAAATCAACAGCGACAAAAAAGACATGCAGGCTTCAATCAATGATCTTAGAGAAGTCACTATTCGCAAGCCAAAGATGTTCCCGCAGACTTTCTTCTTTCTCGGAGATTTGTTGATGAAGGAAAGCGATTATGCTGATGCGAAGATCCAATTCGAAGCATTCCGTAAAATGGGAATTGACGATCCCATGATGAACCAGAAAGCTGATCTCATGATCGCCTCGTGTGATTTTGCGGTAGAGGCTATGGCATCTCCAGTCCCATTTGATCCTGTGAATTTAGGACCAGGAGTCAATTCTGAAGCTCCAGAATACTTCCCTTGTATTACAGCTGATTCACAGACATTCCTATACACAAGACTCGTAAAAGACAACCGAGTCAGAGGAGGGAAGCAAGAGGATTTCTACGTTTCACAGCGTACTAATTCTGGCTGGGGACAAGGAGAACCCGTACGAGAAATTAACTCAGCCTTTAATGAAGGTGCGCCAACTTTAAGTGCTGATGGTCAGATGCTTATCTACACGGCTTGTGAAAGCTACGGAGGCGATTGGGGACCATATTACGGACTAGGAAGCTGCGATCTTTTCGTAGCCCAACGCGTTGGTGGACGATGGATGGAAGTCCAAAATATTCGTCCTATCAACAGCTATGATTGGGACTCTCAGCCATCGTTCAGTGCAGATGGACGTACCCTCTATTTCATTCGTGGAAAGCACACAGGACAAGGCATTCGCAAGCAAGATATTTACTACGCTCAAATCCAAGACGACGGGAATTGGAGTAAGCCGAAACGTATTCCAGGTGAAGTGAATACGCCGTTTGAAGAAGAGTCAGTAATGATTCACCCAGACGGAGAGACGCTCTTCTTCAGCTCCAACGGTCACCCAGGCATGGGAGGCTTGGATATTTTCATGAGTAAGAAACAACCAGATGGTTCCTGGGGAACTCCAGTGAATTTGGGTTACCCAATCAATACCGGAGGAGACGAAAACTCTTTGTTGGTAGATGCTGCCGGTGTTGCAGCTTACTTTGCGAGTGATCGTGAGGGTGGGTACGGAGACCTCGATCTCTACAGCTTCGAGTTGCCTGAGAATGTACGTCCGAAGGCCATTAGCTATGTAACAGGCGAAGTATATGACCGTGTTTCACTCCGTAAACTTCAAGCGAAGGTAGAAGTGATTGACCTTGAATCTGGTCAAGTGGTTACTGAGGCGTACAGCGATCCAGAGACAGGAAGGTTCCTAACAGTGTTGCCTCCTGGGAAAGACTACGCGTTTAATGTGGCTCGTCCTGACTACCTCTTTTTCTCTCAAAACTTCTCACTGAAGAACGTTGAAGCTGGGGAACGCATCGATCTCGATGCTCCACTAGAGAAGATGAAGCCCGGTAGTAAAATTGTCTTGAATAACGTCTTCTTTGACACGAATAGTGATGTGCTCAAAGAGACGTCAAAAGCAGAGCTGAACAAGCTGGCCACGATGATGGAGCAAACTCCGAGCTTGAAAATTGAGATCGGCGGACACACGGATAACGTTGGTTCTGACCAAGATAACCAGAGTCTGTCTGAACGTCGTGCAGCGAGTGTTGTAAGCTACCTCGTTTCAAAGGGCATTGCGCAAGATCGATTGACTTCAGCCGGTTACGGCGAAACGCAACCAGTGGCGTCCAATGAAACGGATGCTGGTCGAGCACAAAACCGTCGTACGGAAATGAAAATTCTCGGCCGCTAA